One Etheostoma cragini isolate CJK2018 chromosome 6, CSU_Ecrag_1.0, whole genome shotgun sequence DNA window includes the following coding sequences:
- the LOC117945699 gene encoding sulfotransferase 2B1-like isoform X1: protein MTSSTKYIQYHGILLPLQAHSKESLDYAEKFSVKDTDVFAVTYPKSGTIWMQEILPLVLNGGDLTPIQTIPNWDRVPWLEETRLAMVVDQLASPRAMVTHLPYRLMPPSFHTSKAKVIYVMRNPKDVMVSSYFFHQMAEFLEDPGTFDEFMDKFLEGKVMFGKWTDHVKGWRDTELGDRIMYITFEEMAKDLPAAVRQISDFLGRNLSEEVIQKIAEHCSFKTMKTNKMSNFSLVPKEYMNHDKSPFFRKGVAGDWENHFSSEQLARFTSAIRKELEEESFSLPWSMD from the exons ATGACATCCTCAACCAAGTACATTCAGTACCACGGAATTCTGCTGCCCCTTCAAGCTCACAGCAAGGAGAGCTTGGACTACGCTGAAAAGTTCTCTGTGAAAGACACGGATGTATTTGCTGTGACTTACCCCAAGTCAG GTACAATCTGGATGCAGGAGATCCTCCCACTGGTGCTGAATGGGGGGGATCTGACACCGATCCAAACCATTCCTAACTGGGACAGGGTCCCCTGGCTGGAGGAGACAAGATTAGCAATGGTTGTGGATCAGTTGGCATCTCCACGGGCGATGGTCACACATCTTCCTTACCGCCTCATGCCCCCCTCCTTCCACACCTCCAAAGCCAAG GTGATCTATGTCATGAGGAACCCTAAGGACGTCATGGTGTCTTCATATTTCTTCCATCAGATGGCCGAATTCCTCGAGGATCCAGGAACTTTTGATGAATTCATGGATAAATTCCTTGAGGGCAAAG TGATGTTTGGAAAATGGACAGACCATGTGAAGGGCTGGAGAGACACAGAGCTGGGAGACAGAATAATGTATATCACATTTGAAGAAATGGCAAAG GACCTTCCTGCAGCTGTCAGGCAGATCTCAGATTTTCTGGGCCGTAATCTGAGTGAAGAAGTCATTCAGAAGATAGCAGAACATTGCTCCTTCAAGACCATGAAGACCAACAAAATGTCCAACTTCAGCCTGGTCCCTAAGGAgtacatgaaccatgacaaatcTCCCTTCTTCAGGAAAG GTGTTGCCGGAGACTGGGAAAACCACTTTAGCTCCGAGCAACTGGCCAGATTCACATCGGCCATTCGCAAAGAGCTGGAGGAAGAGAGCTTCTCTCTGCCATGGAGCATGGATTGA
- the LOC117945699 gene encoding sulfotransferase 2B1-like isoform X2, producing the protein MSSEEMYLQYHGLMLPKETHSFESLKFAHEFTFKDEDVMAVVYPKSGTIWMQEILPLVLNGGDLTPIQTIPNWDRVPWLEETRLAMVVDQLASPRAMVTHLPYRLMPPSFHTSKAKVIYVMRNPKDVMVSSYFFHQMAEFLEDPGTFDEFMDKFLEGKVMFGKWTDHVKGWRDTELGDRIMYITFEEMAKDLPAAVRQISDFLGRNLSEEVIQKIAEHCSFKTMKTNKMSNFSLVPKEYMNHDKSPFFRKGVAGDWENHFSSEQLARFTSAIRKELEEESFSLPWSMD; encoded by the exons atgtcttctgAAGAGATGTATCTGCAGTATCATGGACTCATGCTTCCTAAAGAGACTCATTCCTTCGAGAGCTTGAAGTTTGCGCATGAATTCACGTTTAAAGACGAGGACGTCATGGCTGTCGTGTACCCGAAGTCAG GTACAATCTGGATGCAGGAGATCCTCCCACTGGTGCTGAATGGGGGGGATCTGACACCGATCCAAACCATTCCTAACTGGGACAGGGTCCCCTGGCTGGAGGAGACAAGATTAGCAATGGTTGTGGATCAGTTGGCATCTCCACGGGCGATGGTCACACATCTTCCTTACCGCCTCATGCCCCCCTCCTTCCACACCTCCAAAGCCAAG GTGATCTATGTCATGAGGAACCCTAAGGACGTCATGGTGTCTTCATATTTCTTCCATCAGATGGCCGAATTCCTCGAGGATCCAGGAACTTTTGATGAATTCATGGATAAATTCCTTGAGGGCAAAG TGATGTTTGGAAAATGGACAGACCATGTGAAGGGCTGGAGAGACACAGAGCTGGGAGACAGAATAATGTATATCACATTTGAAGAAATGGCAAAG GACCTTCCTGCAGCTGTCAGGCAGATCTCAGATTTTCTGGGCCGTAATCTGAGTGAAGAAGTCATTCAGAAGATAGCAGAACATTGCTCCTTCAAGACCATGAAGACCAACAAAATGTCCAACTTCAGCCTGGTCCCTAAGGAgtacatgaaccatgacaaatcTCCCTTCTTCAGGAAAG GTGTTGCCGGAGACTGGGAAAACCACTTTAGCTCCGAGCAACTGGCCAGATTCACATCGGCCATTCGCAAAGAGCTGGAGGAAGAGAGCTTCTCTCTGCCATGGAGCATGGATTGA